The following are from one region of the Ignavibacteria bacterium genome:
- a CDS encoding DUF2442 domain-containing protein — translation MKKIIDVKPLKNYTIHVKYSDGMEGAVDLSEFVGKGVFKIWNNYSEFEKVSIGNSGELKWGHNIDICPDSIYLKLTGKKPDDLFPSLKNNFEYA, via the coding sequence ATGAAAAAAATAATTGACGTCAAACCATTAAAAAATTACACAATCCATGTTAAATACTCAGATGGAATGGAAGGTGCAGTTGACCTTTCAGAATTCGTTGGAAAGGGTGTTTTCAAAATTTGGAACAATTATTCGGAGTTTGAAAAAGTCTCAATAGGCAACTCTGGTGAACTTAAATGGGGCCACAATATCGATATCTGCCCAGATTCAATTTACTTGAAATTGACAGGGAAAAAGCCAGACGATTTATTTCCATCATTGAAGAATAATTTTGAATACGCCTGA
- the rsmI gene encoding 16S rRNA (cytidine(1402)-2'-O)-methyltransferase, with translation MTGKLFIVSTPIGNLEDFSPRAVNTLKSTDLTLCEDTRTSKVLLSHYQIRIPLESYHSHNENEKIISIIKKLKDGKNISLISDGGTPGISDPGSKLIKACIDEGITISPIPGPSALMTALVVSGFEIKSFYFEGFIPQKKGRQTKLKEIVSRKEMTIFYESPFRIKKLLEELNRLCPNREIALCRELTKKFEEVIRGRVIDIKKKIDSIKLRGEFTIIINHQ, from the coding sequence ATGACTGGAAAACTCTTTATAGTGAGCACACCGATTGGAAATCTTGAAGATTTCTCCCCAAGGGCGGTTAATACACTGAAAAGCACTGATTTAACACTCTGCGAGGATACTCGGACAAGTAAGGTGCTTCTTTCACATTATCAAATTAGGATACCTCTCGAGAGTTATCATTCACACAACGAAAATGAAAAAATAATTTCCATAATTAAAAAACTTAAAGATGGAAAGAATATTTCTTTGATTTCAGATGGAGGGACACCTGGAATTTCCGATCCCGGTTCAAAATTAATTAAAGCTTGTATAGATGAAGGAATTACAATCTCTCCAATACCTGGTCCAAGTGCTTTGATGACGGCACTGGTCGTCAGCGGATTTGAAATTAAAAGCTTCTATTTCGAGGGTTTCATTCCGCAGAAAAAAGGTCGGCAAACAAAGTTAAAAGAAATCGTTTCACGAAAGGAGATGACAATTTTCTATGAATCTCCATTCAGAATAAAAAAGCTCCTTGAAGAGCTTAATAGACTGTGTCCGAACCGCGAAATTGCCCTTTGCCGTGAACTCACAAAAAAATTTGAGGAAGTAATTAGAGGAAGAGTGATAGATATTAAAAAGAAAATTGATTCGATTAAATTGAGGGGTGAGTTTACCATCATTATAAACCATCAATAG
- a CDS encoding saccharopine dehydrogenase: MKNILVLGAGLVSRPGVHYLLKQNNLTVTVASRTVSKAEELVKGFSNGIAKQVNVENDSELAKVIGENDIIISLLPWIHHLKVAELCIKLGKHMVTTSYVSPGMKALDEKVRNKNLCFLNEIGVDPGIDHMSAMKIIHEVEAESGKVLHFYSYCGGLPAPQHNDNPFGYKFSWSPRGVVLASRNSAKYLENGKLVEVEGKNLFKNYEIDNIDVLGKFEVYPNRDSTPYKDLYELNDALTVKRGTYRNIGWCDTMRAIVNLGLVDETPRKDVMNNSYNNIFASLFNANSSANLKKLSADKLGIPQDSIAINNMEWLGLFSDEKVTDADNLLDMLSNRMQLKLAFKKGEIDLLLLRHKFIVENKDGSKDMITSTLIDYGIPNGDSSMARTVSLPMAIAVKLIAEEKIKPIGVRIPNTKDIYEPVLAELENQNIKMVEERSRI, encoded by the coding sequence ATGAAAAATATATTAGTACTTGGAGCTGGACTCGTAAGCAGACCTGGAGTTCATTATTTACTAAAACAAAATAATTTAACTGTGACAGTAGCATCACGAACTGTAAGCAAAGCTGAAGAGCTGGTTAAAGGATTTTCTAACGGAATTGCAAAGCAAGTTAATGTAGAGAATGACAGTGAATTAGCAAAGGTCATCGGTGAAAATGATATAATAATTAGCTTACTGCCCTGGATACATCATTTGAAAGTAGCAGAACTTTGTATCAAACTTGGAAAGCACATGGTTACGACTTCCTATGTTAGTCCAGGAATGAAAGCGCTTGATGAAAAAGTTCGAAATAAAAATTTATGTTTCTTAAATGAAATTGGAGTAGATCCCGGTATCGATCACATGTCAGCAATGAAAATAATTCATGAGGTTGAGGCTGAAAGTGGAAAGGTTCTTCACTTCTATTCATACTGCGGCGGATTGCCTGCACCACAGCATAATGACAATCCCTTTGGATATAAATTTTCCTGGAGCCCGCGCGGAGTCGTGCTTGCTTCGCGTAACTCAGCAAAATATCTCGAAAACGGAAAGCTAGTGGAAGTTGAAGGAAAAAATCTTTTTAAAAACTATGAGATTGATAACATTGATGTGTTAGGGAAATTTGAAGTATACCCAAATCGAGATTCAACTCCATACAAAGATCTATACGAATTAAATGACGCATTAACTGTTAAGCGAGGTACTTATCGTAATATTGGATGGTGCGATACGATGCGAGCTATCGTGAATCTCGGATTGGTCGATGAAACTCCTCGCAAAGATGTGATGAACAATTCTTATAATAATATTTTCGCGTCACTTTTTAACGCCAATTCAAGTGCTAATTTAAAAAAACTATCTGCTGATAAATTAGGAATTCCTCAGGATTCTATCGCAATCAATAATATGGAATGGCTTGGACTATTCAGTGATGAAAAAGTTACAGACGCTGATAATCTATTAGATATGTTAAGCAACCGAATGCAGCTTAAACTTGCATTCAAAAAAGGTGAAATTGATTTACTGCTGCTGCGTCACAAATTCATAGTTGAGAATAAAGACGGATCAAAGGATATGATTACTTCCACATTGATAGATTATGGAATTCCTAATGGCGATTCTTCTATGGCACGAACAGTAAGCTTGCCAATGGCGATTGCAGTGAAATTAATAGCCGAAGAGAAAATCAAACCAATCGGTGTCAGAATTCCGAACACAAAAGATATCTACGAGCCCGTTCTTGCCGAACTGGAAAACCAAAATATTAAGATGGTCGAGGAACGGAGCCGTATTTAA
- a CDS encoding aldehyde dehydrogenase family protein, translating to MDFLKELGIEDKNYGSSSGLNWNKTTTEGELKIHSPADGKFIASVFQASSEDYDSIVKAASEAFNYWRKVPAPKRGEIVRQIGVRLRDYKKSLGTLVTYEMGKSLQEGLGEVQEMIDICDFAVGLSRQLYGFTMHSERPMHRMYDQYHPLGIVTTISAFNFPVAVWSWNAMIAAVCGDVNLWKPSSKTPLVAIATQKIVAQVIKENNLPEGIFSLIIGRGSTIGENMLNDKRIPLISVTGSTPVGRHAAEIVSKRFGRTILELGGNNGIIITPDADLKLAIPAVVFGAVGTAGQRCTTTRRLIIHESIFEKVKESLVKAYSSLKIGTPMIESNHVGPLVDKAAVQVFSSAIEKIKKEGGKIIYGGETLEGKGFESGCYVKPALVEAENHFNIVQEETFAPILYLIKYSGKVDDAIKLHNDVPQGLSSAIFTNNLREAEAFLSASGSDCGIANVNIGTSGAEIGGAFGGEKETGGGRESGSDAWKAYMRRQTNTINFGDQLPLAQGIKFDI from the coding sequence ATGGACTTCTTAAAGGAACTCGGAATTGAGGACAAAAATTACGGATCTTCCAGTGGATTGAACTGGAACAAAACTACAACTGAAGGCGAGTTGAAAATCCATTCTCCGGCTGATGGAAAATTCATTGCTTCTGTTTTTCAAGCTTCAAGTGAAGATTATGATTCAATTGTTAAAGCAGCGTCTGAAGCATTTAATTATTGGCGAAAAGTGCCTGCTCCAAAACGAGGTGAAATTGTAAGACAGATAGGTGTAAGATTAAGAGATTACAAGAAGTCTCTAGGTACGCTTGTAACTTATGAAATGGGTAAATCTCTACAAGAAGGGCTTGGTGAAGTACAGGAAATGATCGATATCTGTGATTTTGCAGTTGGGCTTTCGCGCCAGCTGTATGGCTTTACAATGCACAGTGAACGGCCCATGCATCGAATGTACGATCAATACCATCCACTTGGAATTGTCACAACAATTTCTGCATTTAATTTCCCGGTTGCAGTATGGTCATGGAATGCGATGATCGCGGCAGTTTGTGGTGATGTAAATCTATGGAAACCCTCTTCGAAAACTCCACTAGTTGCAATTGCGACACAAAAAATTGTTGCACAAGTAATTAAAGAAAATAATTTACCCGAGGGAATTTTTTCGCTCATCATAGGCAGAGGTTCAACAATTGGTGAGAATATGTTGAATGACAAACGGATTCCACTAATCTCAGTTACCGGTTCAACGCCTGTTGGACGTCATGCTGCGGAGATTGTATCAAAAAGATTTGGCAGAACCATTCTCGAGCTTGGTGGAAACAACGGAATTATCATTACACCGGATGCTGATTTGAAACTTGCAATTCCGGCTGTAGTATTTGGAGCGGTTGGAACCGCTGGGCAAAGATGCACAACTACCCGGAGATTAATTATTCATGAATCAATTTTTGAAAAAGTAAAAGAATCGTTAGTGAAAGCATACTCAAGCTTGAAGATTGGTACTCCGATGATTGAATCAAATCATGTCGGTCCGCTAGTTGATAAAGCTGCTGTACAAGTATTTTCGAGTGCGATCGAAAAAATAAAGAAAGAGGGAGGAAAAATAATTTATGGTGGTGAAACTCTGGAAGGAAAAGGATTTGAATCAGGTTGTTATGTAAAACCTGCGCTCGTCGAAGCAGAAAATCATTTTAATATTGTACAAGAAGAAACCTTTGCACCAATTTTATATTTGATTAAATATTCTGGCAAAGTTGATGATGCAATTAAGCTACATAATGACGTACCGCAAGGGCTCTCATCCGCAATCTTCACAAATAATTTGAGGGAAGCTGAAGCATTTCTCTCCGCTTCGGGATCTGATTGCGGAATAGCGAATGTAAACATTGGAACATCCGGTGCAGAAATTGGCGGTGCCTTTGGAGGCGAAAAAGAAACTGGCGGCGGACGAGAGTCAGGCTCAGATGCATGGAAAGCTTACATGCGTCGTCAAACTAACACGATAAATTTTGGTGATCAACTTCCGCTCGCACAAGGAATAAAATTCGATATTTAA
- a CDS encoding GIY-YIG nuclease family protein, producing MKGWAYILECNDGSFYIGSTNNVERRIWEHENGKGGEYTSKRLPVRLLKTFEFDSVQEAFAFEHKIKKWSRKKKEALIQEDFEGLHNLAKKNFKNKS from the coding sequence ATGAAAGGCTGGGCATACATATTGGAATGTAATGACGGTAGTTTCTATATCGGATCAACTAACAATGTTGAAAGACGAATTTGGGAACATGAAAATGGAAAAGGGGGAGAATACACCTCTAAAAGATTACCGGTTAGATTATTAAAAACATTTGAATTTGACTCTGTACAAGAAGCATTCGCATTCGAACACAAAATAAAAAAGTGGTCAAGAAAGAAGAAAGAAGCTCTAATCCAAGAAGATTTTGAAGGATTACATAATTTAGCTAAGAAAAATTTTAAGAATAAAAGTTAA
- a CDS encoding peroxiredoxin yields the protein MKIIFSIIILGFFSNILNAFSLGSDSLKANQEAPDFTLEDAFGNKYQLSSYRDKTPVVVYFYPKASTPGCTKQACSIRDEWSKFEENNIQVLGISVDSKEEIGKFIELYSLNFPLLSDSDKSVSKAYGVLNKFGVSSRVTFIINKNGVIAEVIDKVNVTTHASDVFDIALKLK from the coding sequence ATGAAAATTATTTTTTCTATTATAATACTGGGTTTCTTCAGTAATATTCTAAATGCTTTCAGTTTGGGTTCTGATAGTTTAAAAGCCAATCAAGAAGCTCCAGATTTTACTCTCGAAGATGCCTTCGGAAATAAATATCAACTTTCATCTTATAGAGATAAAACTCCAGTTGTCGTCTATTTTTATCCTAAAGCGAGTACTCCTGGTTGTACTAAACAAGCTTGCAGTATTCGGGATGAATGGAGTAAGTTTGAGGAAAATAATATTCAAGTCTTAGGAATAAGCGTCGATTCAAAAGAAGAGATCGGGAAGTTTATAGAACTATATAGCTTGAATTTTCCTTTATTGTCTGACAGTGATAAATCTGTTTCAAAAGCTTATGGTGTTTTGAATAAATTTGGAGTATCAAGCAGGGTCACATTTATTATAAATAAAAACGGAGTGATTGCAGAAGTAATAGATAAAGTTAATGTCACCACGCATGCAAGTGATGTATTTGATATAGCTTTGAAGTTAAAGTGA